From the genome of Paracidovorax avenae:
CGGATCCCCTCAAGCTGATCGCAGGCGGCCGCATCAGCAACTGGCAGCAGGCCGCGCCGGGCGCGTCCTCGCGCATCCACGGGCAGTTCACGCCCTACGGCGGGCTGGTGCTCGAGTTCGACCCACTATGGTCGGCCTATGCGAGCTATGCGCGGATATTCCAGCCGCAGTCCGGGCGCAGTTGGAGCGGGGACTTGATCGACCCTGTCGAGGGCACGAACTACGAAGCTGGGGTCAAGGGAGAACTGGCCGATGGCCGGTTGAATGTGGCGCTGTCCGTGTTCCGGATCCGCCAAAAGAACCGCGCGCAGCAGGATCCGGACCATCCGTGCGTCGGGGCGCTGTGCTACTACATCGCCAGCGGCGAGGTTGTCAGCCGGGGCGTGGATGCGGAGATCGCCGGTCGCATCACGCGCGATCTGAGCCTCAGCGGCGGATACACCTACAACGCGACTGAATACGTGGTCGACGCCACGTCGGCCGGCCAGCCTTTCGCGCGCTTTGTACCGCGCCATATCCTGCGGCTGTGGGGCAACTACGCGTTACCCGTGGACGGCCGGCGCTGGACGCTGGGCGCGGGCGTACAGCTACAGAGCGACTTTTCGGTGGTGGCCGGCGGTACCACCCTGCGGCAGGGTGGCTATGGCTTGGTGAACCTGCGTCTGGGCTACCGCATGAGTCCGAAGACCACGGTCGCGCTCAACATCGACAACCTGTTCGACCGGCGCTACTACCAGAGCCTGTCGAGCGTGGCCTGGAACAACCGCTACGGTGAACCACGCAGTGCCATGGTCACGCTGCGCACCACGTTCTGAAATGCGGGCCGTCGGTGTGGGGCGCGGCAGTGCCGCCGCGGGACCGGCCATACCCATCGCCTGCCTGACTGGCGTGGCGCGGCGTGGCCCAGCCCTGTCGGGAGCCGCGCCGGTTCTGCGGGTGGATGCCTTGCCCTTTTTCCATGGGCGCTGTGCTGCTGGCACCGGGCCTGCGTTTCCATTCCCATGCGCACGATCAATCCAAGGAGCTGACATGACGTCCATTGCCGAACCTCTGATTCCCAGGTGGCCTTCCGAGCCGCAATCGCCGGACTCGCAGCTGATGCCGTTGTCTGCCGGCCAGATGTTCGTCGTGCTGCGCGGTACATGGCATCGGCTGCAGGTGGTGCAGCCAGGCCGCCTGATGTCCGTGACGCCCGGCCGGGGGAGCGAGCACCGCCGCGTCGGAGCCCCGGACGCCATCGGAGCCACACCATGAGCGCGGCCATGCACGACGGTGGCCGGACCGCCATCGGGGTGCATCGCTGGATGCTGGTGGCCGGTCTCTACGTGACACAGGGTATTCCCCTCGGGCTGGCGATGGAAGCCCTGCCCGCGCTGCTGCGCCGCCAGGGCGCGGCGCTGGACAGCCTGGCCTTCCTGCCGATGGTCGGAGTGCCCTGGGTGCTGAAGTTCCTGTGGGCTTCGCAGGTCGACAACCGCTGGTCGGCCCGCCTGGGGCGCCGCCGCAGCTGGATCCTGCCGATGCAGGCGCTGGTGCTGTTGTGCCTGATCGGTGCGGCATGGACCGGCGTGTCGGACGCAACCGCGCTGGGGGTCGTCGCATTGGCCGCAGCGGGCTCGTTCGCCAGTGCCACGCAGGACATCGCCACCGATGGCCTGACGGCCGAGAACTTCAAGGGCGCGGCGCTGGCGCGTGCCAATGCCCTGCAGGTCGGCGGAACCATGGTCGGCTTCTTCTTCGGCGGGTCCGGGTGCCTGATGCTGACCGGTGCGCTGGGCGTCCAAGGTGCACTGGCGGTGCTGGCACTGCCCGTGGCGCTGAGCTGGCTGCTGGCGCTCGCATGGGAGGAACGTGGCCCTGAAGCCATGGAGCCCGCCGCGGCGCGCCGGGTGCAGCCCGCGCGCCTGCGGCACTTCATCGCGCGGCCCGGCGCCTGGCCAATGATGGCGGCGGCTGCCTTGTCGGCCATGACCGCCGTCGCGGGCTACGGCCTGTCAAAGTTGATGCTGGTCGATGCCGGATGGGCGCTGGAAGACGTTGGGCGCCTGGGCATGGCCGGTGGCGGGATCACGGTGCTGCTGGGCTGCGGCGGTGGCGCCTGGCTAGCGGGGCGTATTGGTGCGCGCAAGCTGTTCGTGATCGGCCTCGGTGCGTCGGCATGCGCTTGCGGCCTTTGGCTCGATCTTTCGCTACGGTCTCCGGGCTTGCCGCCGCCGGGGGTATGGCTGGCGACGGCGCTGGGCTGTTTCGGTGCCGGGGCGGCATCGGTGGCGGTGATGACGCTCGCCATGGCGTTTGCTGCGCGGGGTGTGCAGGCCGGCACAGACATGACCGCGATGCAGAGCGCGCGGGACGTGGGGGAGATCGTCACCTCGTCGTCGCTGACGGGTTTGGCGGCAGTGGCTGGCTATGCAGGGAGCTTTGCGGCCGGGTTGCTGGTGGCGTTGGCAGGGCTGGTGCTGGCCTGGCGACTGCGGCGGCAGGACGATGCCTGAGTTTTCGCGAGCGGTCCTGCCGACCCGTCGCTCCCGAGACAGCCGGTACGGGCAATGCCCCGAAGGCGGTGCCCGATGGGCAGGACGGCGTCTGGAACGGCGGACGGCGCAGGCGGTCAGAACGCCGGCACGATCGCGCCCTGGTACTTGTCCTGGATGAACTTCTTCACCTCGGGCGTGTGCAGCGCCTTCACCAGCTTGGCGATCGCGGGATCGCTGGCGCGGTCGGAGCGGGCGGCGATCAGGTTGGCGTAGGGCGAATCGCTGCCTTCGATGAACAGCGCGTCCTTCGTCGGGTTCAGCTTGGCCTCGATCGCGTAGTTGGTGTTGATCAGGGCCAGGTCCACGTCCTGCAGCGCGCGGGGCAGCAGGGCGGCTTCCAGTTCGCGGAACTTGAGCTTCTTCGGGTTCCGGGCGATGTCGATCGGCGTGGCCGTGATGTTCTTCGGGTCCTTGAGCGTGATGAGGCCCTGCTTCTGCAGCAGGATCAGCGCGCGGCCCGCGTTCGACGGGTCATTGGGGATGGCGATGGTGGCGCCGTCCTTGAGCTCGCTCACGGACTTGATCTTCTTCGAATAGGCGCCGAAGGGCTCCACGTGGACCTTGCCGTCCGGCACTGCCACGATGCTGCTCTTGCGGTCCTTGTTGTAGCTGTCCAGGTAGGGCTGGTGCTGGAAGAAGTTGGCGTCGAGCTGCCTGTCTTCCACCGCGGCATTGGGCTGGATGTAATCGCTGAATTCCCGCACCTGCAGGTCCACGCCCTGGGCCTTGAGCTGCGGCTTCACGAAATTCAGGATCTCGGCGTGCGGCACGGCGGAGGCCGCCACCTTGAGGACGGTATCGGCCGCATGCGCGGAAACGGCGAGGGCGGCCAGGGCGAGGGCGGAGAGGGCTTTCTTCAGCATCGGAGCAAGGGCTTTCTTCGGTTGGTGGGGCGCCCCGGCCGCGCCGGGGCTGTCACCCATGGGCCCGGAGTCTAGGTAGTTTCCCGCAGGCCCACCACGTTTTTATTGTCATACCCATATAACGCGGCCGTTGCTTATGCGAGACTGGCGGTTTCAGCGCAGGACTTCCAGCAGCCGGTCGAGGCCGCCCTCGTTGATCGCCACCCTGGCCTGCGCGCGCACGGCGGGCTTCGCATGGAAGGCCACGGACAGGCCCGCCACGCCCATCATGGGCAGGTCGTTGGCGCCGTCGCCCACCGCGATCGCCTGCGACGGGTCGATGCCCATCAGCGAGGCCACTTCCAGCAGCGTGCGGCGCTTCTCGGCGCCGTCGCAGATGTCGCCCCAGGGCTGGTCCACCATGCGGCCCGTGAGCCGGCCATCCTCGATCTCCAGCACGTTGGCGCGGGAGAGGTCGATGCCCAGGCCCGCGCGCACCCGGTCCGAGAAGAACGTGAAGCCGCCCGACACCAGCAGCGTGGCGAGGCCGGCCGCCTTGGCGGTGTCTATGAGTTCCTTCGCGCCGGGATTGAAGCGCAGGCGCTCGCGGAAGACCTGCTCCATGTGCTCCACGCCCACGCCACGCAGCAGCGCCACGCGCTGGCGCAGGCTTTCCTTGTAGTCGGTGATCAGGCCCTGCATGGCGGCCTCGGTGATCGCGGCCACCTCGGCCTTGCGGCCCGCCGCATCGGCGATCTCGTCCACACACTCGATGTTGATGAGCGTGGAATCCATGTCGAAGGCGATCAGCTTGTAGTTCGACAGGGACAGCGGAGGCTCGATGCCCTGCAGGACGAGGCCGGGGGCGAATTCGGTGGCGTGGGACATGTGCATGCGAAGCGGTGATGGACAGACGGGGAAGGGCGAAAGTGGGGGATGTTATCGCCGACCCGCGTCCTAACGCCGCCGCAAGAGTGTCTCGCGGGGAAGCTCTCCGTAGGCGGCCCGGTACCGAAGCGCGAATAGCCCCATGTGCGAGAAGCCCCATTTCATCGCGATGACGGAGATGCTCGGCGGTTGTGCGGGATCCAGCAGATCCTGGCGTGCACCCGCCAGCCGCATCTGGCGCAGGTACTGCATAGGGCTGATCTGGCTGAAGCGCTGGAATGACCACTGCAGTGCGCGCGTGCTGACGCCTGCGACGGAAGCGATTTCTTCGATGGTGAGAGGTTGTCGGGCGTACGTCTGCATGTATTCCATCGCGCGCCGCACCTGCCGCGGTCGCACGGCGATGGAGCGCTGCTGCCCGATCCGATCGCTGTAGTTGTGCCGGGTACCTTGCAGGAGCAGGTGGATCATCGACTCCTTCAGGCTCGTGAACGCCGCTTGCGCCGAAGCCAGTGGCGCATCCCCCATGAGGCCTGCCTGCAGGGCCCGGGCCATGAGAATCAGGCTGCGGAACGTGGCGGTGTCGCGCTCGGCCCTGGGGGCGAACTGGATACGCGCCGCGACCGGCGCTTGCATCAGATCGGACAACGCAGCATGCAGGATGTCCGCAGTCACGGAAACGCCTTCTAGCCGCGAGCGTGGCTCCAAGACGCTACGCGTCACCGCCGACGAGTCCCATAGGTGCAGCGCGCCATCTGCCGGAATTTCGAGCACATGCGTGCCTCCGAAGAGCAACATCCGACCCCGGTACGCGGAGCAGATGTGATAGGCATCGCAAGTCTCGGCGGTATGCAGTTCCATACCCGATTCGGTGCGCATGCTCGATGCGGTGATGCCGCCCATGGACGCTCCCGAACTGCTCACATCCAGCTCGGTGCTCGGCGCGGCCACCATCTTGATCGGCACATAGACCGCAGACAGCTTCTGCTTCGCCTCGTCCATGTCGGTGGTCTTCAAATGAAATGTCCACGACTGGCCGTTCGACGACATACCCTTCGCATCCCCAAGTCATCCATCTGCGGTGCCTGCCCTCGACTGCGCAGGGCCCGTTCCCCGGCAATACTGCGTCACCCCTTGAAGACGCTCACCGATTCCGCCAGCCGCTGCGCCTGTGCTGCCAGCGACCCCGCGGTCACTGCGGACTCCTCCACGAGCGCGGCATTCTGCTGGGTCATGTGATCGAGTTGTGATATCGCGACGTTGACTTCATCGATACCCCTGGATTGCTCCACGGTCGAATGGTTGATCTGGCCGATCAGGTCGTTCACGCGGGCGGCCTGCGTCAATATGTCGGCCATTGCGCGGCCTGCTGCATCCACTTTCAGCGCACCGCTTCCCACCTTGTCCAGACTCGCTCCGACCAGGCTCTTGATCTCCTTGGCGGACGAGGCGCAACGCTGCGCGAGATTGCGGACTTCGCTCGCGACCACTCCGAAGCCTTTGCCCAGCTCTCCCGCGCGCGCTGCCTCCACCGCGGCATTCAGGGCCAGGATATTGGTCTGGAAGGCAATGCCGTCTATCACGCCGAGGATGCTGGAGATCTGCTGGCTGGCTGCCGAGATCTCCTGCATGACCTCCACGACTTCCCGCACGATGGCGCCTCCGCTGCTGGCGGCCTGGTTCGCTCCTTCCGCAAGTTCCGCGGCCTTGCATGCGATGGCCGCATTGTTCTTGACGGTGGAGTTCATTTCCTCCATCGCCGCCGCCGTTTCCTCCAGGTTCGACGCTGCATCTTCGGTGCGCGAGTTCAGGTCGTGGTTGCCATCGGCGATTTCGGAACTGGTGGTGAGCACACCGCCGACCTGTTCGCTGACGTCGTCGACCAGCGACCGCAGATTGAGGCCTGCCTGGTTGACGGCGCGCAGGATCATGCCGATCTCGTCGACACGGTTCAGATGCTTGTTCTCGATCGGCTGACCCGCTGCCACGCTGAGTGCCTGCCGTTGTACCAAATCCAGCGGGCGTGCGATCTGCGACTCGAGCCACAGTGACAGGGCGAGCGCGGCAGTGGCTGTCCCTGCCGCATAGGTGCCCAGGGCGTCTCCGGAGAGGCCGCAACCGGCGGCCGCTGCGCAACCCAGTGCGGCGCAGGCACAAAAGCCTGATCTGATTCTCCAGCGCACAGGCATCTTCTGGAACACCGACATCCATCCCAGCCACCCCGTGCGGATGATCAGCCCCTGGTGGAAGGCCAGTGAGCCCGCCTCTCCCCGCCTGAATTTGCGGTACAGCGATTCCGCAGCCTCGATCTCGAAGCGCGAGGGCTTGGTCCGCACCGACATGTACCCCGTCACCTGCCCTCTGCGGATCACGGGCGTGGCGTTGGCGCGCACCCAGTAGTAGTCGCCGTTCCTGCGCCGGTTCTTCACCAGGGCCGTCCACGATTTTCCGAGCTTCAAAGTGGCCCACATGTCCGCGAACGCCTGTTTCGGCATGTCGGGATGGCGGACCAGATTGTGGGGCTTCCCCATGATCTCCTCACGGTCGAAGCCGCTGACGGCGATGAAGGCCGCGTTGGCGTATGTGACGTGGCTCTGCGTGTCCGTCGTAGACATCAGGGTCGCATCGGCAGGAAAGTCAAATTCTTGCTGCGTGGTGAAGACGTCTTGTCGCATAGCTCTTGCTCCTCCGGGCCTTCCGCCGCACAAAGGCATCGGCGTGTTGTCGTGCGTCACGTAATCGGTAACGGCTTGGAACAACTATGACGGAAGATCTGATCGCGCTACGGGCGTCTTCATCAATTGAGCGCAATCACCATCCAGTCGGCGCAAGACATTTCACCGAAAGCCGGTTTGAATCAACTTCATACTCTTTTCCTTGACCGACGGGGTGGCTTTTAAAAGTGAAAACTTCGGAGAAACAGTGAAAGTCAAGGCTGCAGGTACAGCCGGTCCGACCAGGTTGCCAGCCACTCGGGCCGGAAGGCCACGAACACCGCGCACAGCATGCCCGTGACCACCGCGTCGCCCCAGGCCATGAGCCAGCGGGCGACCATGGCCAGGCCCGGGTCCACGCCCGGCAGGCCATGGCCGCTCCAGAGCGCAAGGCCGCTGGCCGCGAACATGCACAGGGCCGTGCCGAGGAAGGCGCGGCCCAGCACATAGACGAAGAGGTGCGTGCCGGCCAGCCGGCGCAGCAGCGCGCCCAGCAGCAGCGCCAGGGTGGCGGGCACCACGCCCTGCCAGGCCGCCAGGCCCAGCGCCTCGCTCCATGACAGGGCGGGCGAGAGCAGGGCCGCCATCGCCGCCACCGTGGCCAGCACCGGCACGGCCAGCGGCCAGCCCACCATCAGCACGACGAGGCAGGCGCCCGACATCTGCAGCTGCAGCGGCATGGCATGCAGCGTGGGCAGCGCCCATATCCAGGGCAGGAACACCAGCGTGGCGAGCAGCGGCGTGAGCAGGGGCGACGCCTTCCGGCCGCTGGATGCGTCCTCGGCCCCCTCCGGTGCGCGGAAGGCGGGCCGGGCCGCCAGCAGGCGCCACGGCCGCGTGGCAGCCGCGGCGGCGAGGGCGATCAGGACGATGGCGGCTTCGAGGGGCATGGGGCATCCGTGGGCGGCTCCGGCAACGGCGCTTCCGGCGCCCCTGCGGTCCGCGGCGGACATGCCCCGCGCAGGTGGCGTCAGGCCGGAGCGCCCTGCGCGGCACCCAGCGGCTGGCCCAGGCTGCGCAGCACGTCGCGCACCATCTGCGCCCGGTCCTTCGCGTCCGGCAGTTCGCGCTCGATGCGCAGCTTTTCGTTGCCCGCGAGCTTGATGTGCCTATTCTTCTGGATCAGGTGGATGATCTGCATCGGGTCCACCGGCGGCTGGGGCCGGAACGTGATGTTCGTCACGCCCGGTGCCGCATCCACCTTGATGACCCCGTAGGGCTGGGACAGCACGCGCAGCCGGTGCACGTCGATCAGCGTCTGCGCCTGCGGCGGCAGCTTGCCGAAGCGGTCCACGATCTCTTCGAGCAGGGCGTCGATCTGGTCCGCCGTCTTCGCGGTGGCGAGCTTCTTGTAGAACGACAGCCGCAGGTGCACGTCGCCGCAGTAGTCGTCGGGCAGCAGGGCCGGCGCATGCAGGTTGATGTCCGTGGTGACCGACAGGGGGCTCAGCAGGTCGGGCTCCTTGCCGGCCTTGAGCGACTTCACGGCCTCGCTCAGCATCTCGTTGTAGAGTTGGAAACCCACCTCCAGCATGTTGCCGCTCTGGTTCTCGCCCAGCACCTCGCCCGCGCCGCGGATCTCCAGGTCGTGCATGGCGAGGTAGAAGCCCGAGCCCAGCTCCTCCATCTGCTGGATCGCGTCCAGCCGCTGGGCCGCCTGCTTGGTCAGGCCGTCCACGTCCGGCACCATCAGGTAGGCGTAGGCCTGGTGGTGGCTGCGGCCCACGCGGCCGCGCAACTGGTGCAATTGCGCCAGGCCGAACTTGTCGGCGCGGCTCATGATGATGGTGTTGGCCGTGGGCACGTCGATGCCGGTCTCGATGATGGTCGAGCACAGCAGGATGTTGTAGCGCTGCGCCACGAAGTCGCGCATCACCTTCTCCAGCTCGCGCTCGGGCATCTGGCCGTGCGCCACGGCGATGCGGGCCTCGGGCAATATCTCCTCGAGCTTCTGGCGCCGGTTCTCGATCGTCTCGACCTCGTTGTGCAGGAAGTAGCACTGGCCGCCGCGCTTCAGTTCGCGCAGCACCGCCTCGCGGATCACGCCCGTGCCCTCGTTGCGCACGAAGGTCTTGATCGCCAGGCGCCGCTGCGGCGCGGTGGCGATCACCGACAGGTCGCGCAGGCCTTCCAGCGCCATGCCCAGCGTGCGCGGGATGGGCGTGGCGGTGAGCGTGAGCACGTCCACCTCGGCACGCAGCTGCTTCATCTGCTCCTTGTGGCGCACCCCGAAACGGTGCTCCTCGTCGATGATGAGCAGGCCCAGGTTGTGGAACTTCGTCGATTCGGACAGCAGCTTGTGCGTGCCCACCACGATGTCCACCGTGCCGTCGCCGATGCCCTTGATGGCCGCGGTGATCTCCTTGCCCGAGCGGAAGCGCGAGACTTCCGCGATCTTCACGGGCCACTTGGAGAAACGGTCCACCAGCGTCTGGTAGTGCTGCTCGGCCAGCAGCGTGGTCGGCGCGAGGAACGCCACCTGCTTGCCGCCCGTGACCGCCACGAAGGCGGCGCGCAGGGCGACCTCGGTCTTGCCGAAGCCCACGTCGCCGCAGACCAGCCGGTCCATGGGGCGGGGCGAGATCATGTCCTGGATCACCGCGTGGATGGCGGCGTTCTGGTCGGCCGTTTCCTCGAACCCGAAATCGTTGGCGAACTGCTCGTAGTCCTGCGGGCTGTAGCGGAACGCATGGCCCTCGCGCGCCGCGCGGCGGGCGTAGATGTTGAGCAGCTCGGCGGCGGAATCGCGCACCTGCTCGGCGGCCTTGCGCTTGGCCTTCTCCCACTGGCCGCTGCCCAGCTTGTGCAGCGGCGCCTCGTCGGCGGACACGCCCGTGTAGCGGCTGATGAGCTGGAGCTGGCTCACCGGCACGTACAGCACGGCCTTGTCGGCGTATTCGAGGTGCAGGAACTCCTGCATCGCGGGCGTGCCATCGGGGTTCTTCTGGCCCACGTCCATGTGGATCAGCCCGCGGTAGCGGCCGATGCCGTGCGCGCTGTGCACCACCGGGTCGCCCAGCGTGAGTTCCGAGAGGTCCTTGATCAGCGCCTCGACGTCGCTCACCTGCTCCTGCTTCTTGCGCCGGCGCGTGGTGGCGCCGGCCGCGAACAGCTCGGTCTCGGTGACGAAGTCGATGCCTTCCAGGGTCCAGGCGAAGCCCGTGGCCAGCGCGGCGGTGGCGATGCCGACCTTCTCGTCGGCCTGGCCCTGGAACTCGGCCAGCGAATCGAAGGCGGGCGGGTTCAGCTGCGAGGCGCGCAGGAAGTCCAGCAGGCTCTCGCGCCGGCCGTCGCTCTCGGCCAGCAGCAGCACCCGGTGCTGCGTGTTGCGGATGTGCGCATGCAGGCGCGCCAGCGGATCCTCGGCGCCGCGCACCACGGCCAGGTCGCCCAGCTTCTGGAAGTTCGGGTTGTCGGCCACGTCCTCCACGCCCGGCCGCAGCGCGAGCTGCGCATGCGCGTTGGCGCGGGTGTAGAACTGCTCGATGCCCAGGAACAGCGATTCGGGCGGCAGTGCGGGCCGGTCGGGGTCGCCCTGCACCAGGCGGAAGCGCTCCTTCGTGTCCTGCCAGAAACGCTGGAAGGCCGGCTCCAGGTCGCCGTGCAATACCACCGTGGCGTCCTCTCCAAGATAGTCGAACACGGTGGCCGTCTCGTCGAAGAAGAGCGGCAGGTAGTACTCGATGCCGGCGGTGGCCACGCCGTTGCCCATGTCCTTGTAGATGCGGCTTTTCGTGGGGTCGCCCTCCAGCAGCTCGCGCCAGCGGCTGCGGAACTTGGCCCGGGCCGCGTCGTCCATGGGGAACTCGCGGCCGGGCAGCAGGCGCACTTCCGGCACCGGGTAGAGGCTGCGCTGCGTGTCCGGATCGAAGGTGCGGATGGAGTCGATCTCGTCGTCGAACAGGTCCACCCGGTAGGGCACGGGCGAGCCCATGGGGAAAAGGTCGATCAGGCCGCCGCGCACCGCGTATTCGCCGGGGCTCACCACCTGCGAGACGTGGCTGTAGCCGGCCAGCGTGAGCTGGGCGCGGAACTTCGCCTCGTCCAGCTTCTGCTTCACCTTGAAGTGGAAGGTGTAGGCCGCCAGGAACGAGGGCGGCGCGACCCGGTAGAGCGCCGTGGTGGCGGGCACCAGCACCACGTCGGCGCCGGTGTCCTTGTCCTTCTGGCTGATGCGCCAGAGCGTGGCCAGGCGTTCGCTGATGAGGTC
Proteins encoded in this window:
- a CDS encoding methyl-accepting chemotaxis protein, with the translated sequence MRQDVFTTQQEFDFPADATLMSTTDTQSHVTYANAAFIAVSGFDREEIMGKPHNLVRHPDMPKQAFADMWATLKLGKSWTALVKNRRRNGDYYWVRANATPVIRRGQVTGYMSVRTKPSRFEIEAAESLYRKFRRGEAGSLAFHQGLIIRTGWLGWMSVFQKMPVRWRIRSGFCACAALGCAAAAGCGLSGDALGTYAAGTATAALALSLWLESQIARPLDLVQRQALSVAAGQPIENKHLNRVDEIGMILRAVNQAGLNLRSLVDDVSEQVGGVLTTSSEIADGNHDLNSRTEDAASNLEETAAAMEEMNSTVKNNAAIACKAAELAEGANQAASSGGAIVREVVEVMQEISAASQQISSILGVIDGIAFQTNILALNAAVEAARAGELGKGFGVVASEVRNLAQRCASSAKEIKSLVGASLDKVGSGALKVDAAGRAMADILTQAARVNDLIGQINHSTVEQSRGIDEVNVAISQLDHMTQQNAALVEESAVTAGSLAAQAQRLAESVSVFKG
- a CDS encoding MetQ/NlpA family ABC transporter substrate-binding protein, with protein sequence MLKKALSALALAALAVSAHAADTVLKVAASAVPHAEILNFVKPQLKAQGVDLQVREFSDYIQPNAAVEDRQLDANFFQHQPYLDSYNKDRKSSIVAVPDGKVHVEPFGAYSKKIKSVSELKDGATIAIPNDPSNAGRALILLQKQGLITLKDPKNITATPIDIARNPKKLKFRELEAALLPRALQDVDLALINTNYAIEAKLNPTKDALFIEGSDSPYANLIAARSDRASDPAIAKLVKALHTPEVKKFIQDKYQGAIVPAF
- a CDS encoding RhtX/FptX family siderophore transporter: MSAAMHDGGRTAIGVHRWMLVAGLYVTQGIPLGLAMEALPALLRRQGAALDSLAFLPMVGVPWVLKFLWASQVDNRWSARLGRRRSWILPMQALVLLCLIGAAWTGVSDATALGVVALAAAGSFASATQDIATDGLTAENFKGAALARANALQVGGTMVGFFFGGSGCLMLTGALGVQGALAVLALPVALSWLLALAWEERGPEAMEPAAARRVQPARLRHFIARPGAWPMMAAAALSAMTAVAGYGLSKLMLVDAGWALEDVGRLGMAGGGITVLLGCGGGAWLAGRIGARKLFVIGLGASACACGLWLDLSLRSPGLPPPGVWLATALGCFGAGAASVAVMTLAMAFAARGVQAGTDMTAMQSARDVGEIVTSSSLTGLAAVAGYAGSFAAGLLVALAGLVLAWRLRRQDDA
- a CDS encoding AraC family transcriptional regulator — translated: MKTTDMDEAKQKLSAVYVPIKMVAAPSTELDVSSSGASMGGITASSMRTESGMELHTAETCDAYHICSAYRGRMLLFGGTHVLEIPADGALHLWDSSAVTRSVLEPRSRLEGVSVTADILHAALSDLMQAPVAARIQFAPRAERDTATFRSLILMARALQAGLMGDAPLASAQAAFTSLKESMIHLLLQGTRHNYSDRIGQQRSIAVRPRQVRRAMEYMQTYARQPLTIEEIASVAGVSTRALQWSFQRFSQISPMQYLRQMRLAGARQDLLDPAQPPSISVIAMKWGFSHMGLFALRYRAAYGELPRETLLRRR
- the serB gene encoding phosphoserine phosphatase SerB, yielding MSHATEFAPGLVLQGIEPPLSLSNYKLIAFDMDSTLINIECVDEIADAAGRKAEVAAITEAAMQGLITDYKESLRQRVALLRGVGVEHMEQVFRERLRFNPGAKELIDTAKAAGLATLLVSGGFTFFSDRVRAGLGIDLSRANVLEIEDGRLTGRMVDQPWGDICDGAEKRRTLLEVASLMGIDPSQAIAVGDGANDLPMMGVAGLSVAFHAKPAVRAQARVAINEGGLDRLLEVLR
- the mfd gene encoding transcription-repair coupling factor, which gives rise to MDLPKLIPGKRFTMPRPVGSADALLLARVAEREKAARRTIAIVTADATDAQRLIDEMAFFAPELRCALFPDWETLPYDTFSPHQDLISERLATLWRISQKDKDTGADVVLVPATTALYRVAPPSFLAAYTFHFKVKQKLDEAKFRAQLTLAGYSHVSQVVSPGEYAVRGGLIDLFPMGSPVPYRVDLFDDEIDSIRTFDPDTQRSLYPVPEVRLLPGREFPMDDAARAKFRSRWRELLEGDPTKSRIYKDMGNGVATAGIEYYLPLFFDETATVFDYLGEDATVVLHGDLEPAFQRFWQDTKERFRLVQGDPDRPALPPESLFLGIEQFYTRANAHAQLALRPGVEDVADNPNFQKLGDLAVVRGAEDPLARLHAHIRNTQHRVLLLAESDGRRESLLDFLRASQLNPPAFDSLAEFQGQADEKVGIATAALATGFAWTLEGIDFVTETELFAAGATTRRRKKQEQVSDVEALIKDLSELTLGDPVVHSAHGIGRYRGLIHMDVGQKNPDGTPAMQEFLHLEYADKAVLYVPVSQLQLISRYTGVSADEAPLHKLGSGQWEKAKRKAAEQVRDSAAELLNIYARRAAREGHAFRYSPQDYEQFANDFGFEETADQNAAIHAVIQDMISPRPMDRLVCGDVGFGKTEVALRAAFVAVTGGKQVAFLAPTTLLAEQHYQTLVDRFSKWPVKIAEVSRFRSGKEITAAIKGIGDGTVDIVVGTHKLLSESTKFHNLGLLIIDEEHRFGVRHKEQMKQLRAEVDVLTLTATPIPRTLGMALEGLRDLSVIATAPQRRLAIKTFVRNEGTGVIREAVLRELKRGGQCYFLHNEVETIENRRQKLEEILPEARIAVAHGQMPERELEKVMRDFVAQRYNILLCSTIIETGIDVPTANTIIMSRADKFGLAQLHQLRGRVGRSHHQAYAYLMVPDVDGLTKQAAQRLDAIQQMEELGSGFYLAMHDLEIRGAGEVLGENQSGNMLEVGFQLYNEMLSEAVKSLKAGKEPDLLSPLSVTTDINLHAPALLPDDYCGDVHLRLSFYKKLATAKTADQIDALLEEIVDRFGKLPPQAQTLIDVHRLRVLSQPYGVIKVDAAPGVTNITFRPQPPVDPMQIIHLIQKNRHIKLAGNEKLRIERELPDAKDRAQMVRDVLRSLGQPLGAAQGAPA